The following are from one region of the Hymenobacter radiodurans genome:
- a CDS encoding HAD family hydrolase — protein MKAFIFDLNGTMIHDMEYHTRSWQSLLNNDLGGNFTWDEVKTQMYGKNQELLVRVFGPDKFTAAEMESLSLEKEKRYQEEYRPHLQLLPGLPEFLAAAHQRGIPMAIGSAAIPFNIDFVLDNLHIRHYFTAVVSAADVTLSKPHPETFLKAAEQLGAAPADCLVFEDVPKGVEAAKNAGMNAVVLTTTHEESEFADLHNVLHFAADFHDPFMQTLLD, from the coding sequence ATGAAAGCTTTCATTTTCGATCTGAACGGTACCATGATCCACGACATGGAGTACCACACCCGCTCGTGGCAATCCTTGCTCAACAATGACCTGGGGGGCAATTTTACCTGGGATGAGGTCAAAACCCAGATGTATGGTAAGAATCAAGAGCTGCTGGTGCGGGTGTTTGGCCCCGATAAGTTCACGGCGGCAGAAATGGAAAGCTTATCTCTGGAAAAAGAAAAGCGCTACCAAGAGGAGTACCGTCCACACTTGCAGCTGCTGCCCGGCTTACCTGAGTTTCTGGCCGCCGCCCACCAGCGCGGAATTCCAATGGCCATCGGCTCGGCGGCCATTCCGTTCAACATCGATTTTGTGCTGGATAACCTCCACATCCGCCACTACTTCACGGCCGTGGTCAGTGCCGCCGATGTCACGCTGAGCAAGCCCCACCCCGAAACGTTCCTGAAAGCGGCCGAGCAGCTGGGCGCGGCGCCCGCCGATTGCCTCGTGTTTGAAGACGTGCCCAAGGGCGTAGAAGCCGCTAAAAACGCGGGAATGAATGCAGTGGTCCTCACCACCACGCACGAAGAATCAGAGTTTGCGGATCTACATAACGTCCTCCACTTCGCCGCCGACTTCCACGACCCGTTTATGCAAACCCTGCTAGACTAG
- the folK gene encoding 2-amino-4-hydroxy-6-hydroxymethyldihydropteridine diphosphokinase, whose protein sequence is MASIQNHTAYLLLGSNLGDRAATLRAAVQQLNELAGTISSTSSLYETAAWGLEQQPAFLNQAVQLRTNLPPEVLLDVCLHVEQLAGRERRVRWDARTLDVDILLYDELVLDSSRLVVPHPALPQRRFALVPLAEIAATTVHPVFGQTVTELLAACTDVLPVTQYYTSEAN, encoded by the coding sequence TTGGCCTCCATCCAGAATCATACGGCTTACCTTCTGCTCGGCAGCAACCTCGGCGACCGAGCCGCCACATTACGCGCCGCCGTGCAGCAACTCAACGAGTTGGCTGGGACGATATCTTCTACGTCATCTCTTTACGAAACCGCCGCGTGGGGCTTGGAGCAGCAGCCTGCCTTTCTGAACCAAGCAGTGCAGCTTCGCACAAATTTGCCCCCCGAAGTATTGCTGGATGTCTGTCTGCACGTGGAGCAACTGGCTGGCCGAGAACGGCGCGTGCGCTGGGATGCGCGCACCTTGGATGTAGATATTCTGCTGTATGATGAGTTGGTCCTGGATTCGTCCAGGCTAGTGGTTCCTCACCCGGCCTTGCCCCAACGGCGTTTTGCCTTGGTGCCGCTAGCTGAAATTGCTGCGACGACCGTGCATCCAGTGTTTGGGCAAACAGTAACCGAACTGTTGGCAGCTTGCACCGATGTGTTGCCTGTGACACAGTATTATACCTCTGAGGCTAACTAG
- a CDS encoding polyprenyl synthetase family protein, with product MKGTLDVIQAPIAAEMEEFERKFRASMQTKVLLLDKIMGYIIKRKGKQLRPMFVFFTAKISGGDPLPEATFRGAALIELLHTATLVHDDVVDESNYRRGFFSINALWKNKIAVLVGDYLLSRGLQLALEHDDFDLLKIVNNAVRELSEGELLQIEKARRLDITEDVYFDIIRQKTASLIASCCAVGAASAGADKETIERARLFGEKVGMAFQIKDDLFDFGTDEIGKPVGIDIKEKKMTLPLIYSLQQVDWLTKRRVIFNVKNNDGRKDRVQAVIEFVKKTGGLEYAVQVMERYRDEALTILRTFPESPSRVSLEQLINYTIEREK from the coding sequence ATGAAAGGAACGCTCGACGTGATACAGGCCCCGATAGCGGCCGAAATGGAGGAATTTGAACGCAAATTCCGGGCTTCGATGCAGACCAAAGTACTGCTGCTCGACAAGATCATGGGCTACATCATTAAGCGCAAAGGCAAGCAGCTGCGCCCGATGTTCGTGTTCTTCACGGCCAAAATCAGCGGCGGCGACCCACTGCCGGAAGCTACCTTTCGGGGTGCGGCACTTATTGAGCTGCTGCACACGGCTACCCTCGTGCACGATGATGTGGTGGACGAAAGCAACTACCGCCGCGGCTTCTTTTCCATTAATGCGCTCTGGAAAAACAAGATTGCCGTACTTGTAGGCGATTATTTACTATCCCGCGGCTTGCAGTTGGCTTTGGAGCACGACGATTTCGACCTGCTCAAAATCGTAAATAACGCGGTGCGGGAGCTGAGCGAAGGTGAACTGCTGCAAATTGAGAAAGCCCGCCGCCTCGATATTACCGAAGACGTGTACTTTGACATCATCCGCCAAAAAACGGCTTCGCTCATCGCTTCCTGCTGCGCCGTGGGCGCTGCCTCGGCTGGGGCCGATAAGGAAACGATTGAGCGGGCCCGGCTTTTCGGGGAAAAAGTAGGTATGGCTTTCCAGATCAAAGACGACCTGTTCGACTTTGGCACCGACGAAATCGGCAAGCCCGTGGGCATCGATATCAAGGAGAAAAAGATGACGCTGCCGCTCATCTATTCCCTGCAGCAGGTCGATTGGCTGACCAAGCGCCGCGTCATTTTTAACGTCAAAAACAACGACGGCCGCAAAGACCGGGTGCAGGCCGTAATCGAGTTTGTGAAGAAAACCGGTGGCCTCGAATACGCTGTGCAGGTGATGGAACGTTACCGCGACGAGGCGCTAACCATTCTGCGCACATTCCCGGAGTCGCCTTCGCGCGTGTCGCTGGAGCAGCTGATCAATTACACGATCGAACGGGAGAAATAG
- a CDS encoding alpha/beta hydrolase family protein encodes MLLYLIGTKMPPSLSPTGVEFLLTCSRHSRPFAADARFLPDGQPKPVVVFVHGFKGFKDWGHFNVLADYFARQGFVFIKLNLSHNGIVPGGTGDLEDLEAFGNNNFSLELDDLGALLDSLYWHGEAPIPAPEMDLSRLFLVGHSRGGGLAMLKAAEDARVRAVAAWAPISDIDQRWSEEVMKRWQAEGVQYIDNTRTGQRMPLYYQLVEDFQANKERLDIPGNVREKLSQPLLILHGDEDETLPVTMAHNLKSWKPDAELVILPGAGHMFGGKHPWDEDQLPTLAQEVADRTIAFFQGIK; translated from the coding sequence TTGCTTCTCTACTTAATCGGTACCAAAATGCCCCCCAGCCTCTCTCCTACCGGCGTTGAGTTCCTGTTAACCTGCTCCCGCCACAGCCGGCCTTTTGCCGCTGATGCCCGCTTTCTGCCCGATGGCCAGCCTAAGCCGGTAGTCGTGTTTGTCCATGGCTTTAAAGGCTTCAAAGATTGGGGCCATTTCAACGTGCTGGCCGACTACTTTGCGCGCCAGGGCTTTGTGTTTATCAAGCTCAACCTCTCGCACAACGGCATTGTGCCCGGCGGCACCGGCGACCTGGAAGACCTGGAAGCCTTTGGCAACAACAATTTCAGCCTGGAACTGGACGATCTGGGCGCATTGCTCGACAGTCTTTATTGGCACGGCGAAGCGCCCATTCCAGCCCCTGAGATGGATTTGAGTCGCCTATTTCTGGTGGGTCACAGCCGGGGCGGCGGGCTAGCTATGCTGAAGGCAGCCGAAGATGCGCGCGTGCGCGCCGTAGCCGCTTGGGCGCCTATCAGCGACATTGATCAGCGCTGGTCGGAGGAGGTGATGAAGCGGTGGCAAGCCGAGGGCGTGCAATACATCGACAACACCCGCACTGGTCAGCGCATGCCGCTGTACTATCAGCTGGTTGAAGATTTTCAAGCCAATAAAGAACGGCTGGATATCCCAGGGAATGTGCGTGAAAAGCTGAGCCAGCCACTCCTTATCCTCCACGGCGACGAAGACGAAACCTTGCCCGTAACAATGGCCCACAACTTAAAGAGTTGGAAACCCGACGCCGAGCTGGTTATTCTGCCCGGCGCTGGCCATATGTTTGGTGGCAAGCACCCCTGGGATGAGGACCAGTTGCCAACCCTAGCGCAGGAAGTCGCCGACCGTACGATAGCCTTCTTCCAGGGCATTAAATAG
- the fabD gene encoding ACP S-malonyltransferase produces MKAVIFPGQGSQFSGMGRDLYEQQPAVRQLFDQANNILGFRLTDIMFTGSDEDLRQTNVTQPAIFLHSVALAASLPELVPSMVAGHSLGEFSALVAAKVLKFEDALQLVAQRAQAMQAACEEQPGTMAAILGLDDDIVVRICQEISQKGDIVVAANFNCPGQLVISGTQQGITIACEQLKAAGAKRALPLSVGGAFHSPLMQSAEAALARAIETTPFAAGICPVYQNVDAAPHRDPNEIRENLVRQLTAPVRWTQLIQQMAQDGATEFVECGPGKVLQGLVKKIAPQVAASSAV; encoded by the coding sequence ATGAAAGCAGTCATTTTTCCCGGCCAGGGTAGTCAGTTTAGCGGTATGGGCCGCGACCTTTACGAGCAGCAGCCAGCCGTACGCCAGTTATTCGACCAAGCCAACAACATCCTGGGCTTTCGCCTCACCGATATCATGTTCACTGGCTCCGACGAAGATCTGCGCCAAACCAATGTCACCCAGCCAGCCATTTTTCTGCACTCGGTGGCCTTGGCCGCGAGCCTCCCAGAACTAGTTCCCAGTATGGTAGCTGGTCATTCGTTGGGCGAGTTTTCGGCGCTGGTGGCGGCTAAGGTGCTGAAGTTTGAGGATGCGCTGCAACTAGTGGCACAGCGGGCGCAGGCCATGCAAGCGGCCTGTGAAGAACAACCTGGCACCATGGCCGCGATTCTGGGTTTGGATGATGACATAGTGGTGCGCATCTGTCAGGAAATCAGCCAAAAAGGCGATATCGTGGTTGCTGCCAACTTTAACTGCCCCGGTCAGCTGGTTATTTCGGGTACTCAGCAGGGCATCACGATTGCGTGCGAGCAGTTGAAAGCGGCTGGTGCCAAGCGTGCGCTGCCCTTAAGCGTCGGGGGGGCTTTTCACTCTCCGCTTATGCAATCGGCGGAAGCTGCCTTGGCCCGCGCCATCGAAACGACACCTTTCGCGGCTGGTATTTGCCCGGTGTACCAAAACGTAGACGCTGCCCCGCACCGTGACCCTAACGAAATTCGCGAAAACCTCGTGCGCCAATTGACCGCTCCTGTACGCTGGACCCAGCTCATTCAACAGATGGCGCAGGACGGCGCTACGGAATTCGTAGAGTGCGGACCGGGTAAAGTATTGCAGGGCTTAGTCAAGAAAATTGCCCCCCAGGTGGCTGCCAGTTCGGCTGTATAA
- a CDS encoding T9SS type B sorting domain-containing protein: MKLPLPRRVSWLLVGLVLSILASLGVTPTAQASHLRAGDIQAKSDTTLPVSARNPRRIFFKMVLYTDNATSSVDEKEVTIFFGDGTCPPGGFKVPRTTLRQVAPGTQINVYYFEHTYNAPGSYLVSYIGELRNAGVLNMSDSNSQTFYISTRVTIAPELNINRSPVLNAPAYDRAGVNQVWLHNPAASDADGDSLVFELRPSQQVAGGVPGTVDIDKCQPRPTVTNNYVFPHLTPPRGVQVPYLNDPGGGQSTFTQDRRTGQIVWNAPNRVGLYNFAFAVLEYRRTGTGPARLIGEVIRDMQILVEPTNNLRPTITIPQDLCVIAGTPITASVTATDPNNDKITLAAFGGIFPPATFVQNATGPPQASGTFRWTPQCTDVASDPYTVVFKADDIPPSGTVLIDEKAWRITVVGPPPQNLGVRGEGNTAILTWDRYTCSNASRILIYRKEGPSNFTPGPCETGIPASSGFVQVGSVPVGTDIFRDDRGGLGLERGKNYCYRIYAEFPRPKGGASIASAEVCLNLQGRSAVLTNVTVDRTDATNGAITVRWTKPFSQSGFLPPVGYRLLRSVGTGTPTVVFTTNNLDELSFVDTGINTLANTFTYRLEFFSNAVAGPGSAVLTETSTASSVRLEGTADVSNPNLNRITLNWTYTVPWNNALRPTTIYRRDPAPGSAFVPVGTVTGTATGGTFVDQGTTAQPLRKGQVYCYYVETNGTYSNPDIPDPLLNKSQEKCIALNTVPCPPVLTLVQTNCDSLAALPSFPAPNQVYSNKLRWTLGNTPADCSREIAYYRILYRETPEGPLVAIDSVTQQSYVDRLDRDRPNRPGKATFAGCYAIQAVDAVGNRSALSNIECKDNCLFFVLPNIFTPNADQRNDTFRPKVASPIRRTRFQAFNRWGVKVYESDQKPLIDWEGTSNATEGKAGVKLTEGVYYYIAEVEFADFNSTKRTYKGWVEITR; encoded by the coding sequence ATGAAGCTTCCGCTACCTCGACGCGTTAGTTGGTTATTGGTGGGGCTGGTACTTAGTATACTAGCTTCTTTAGGGGTAACGCCCACTGCTCAGGCCTCCCACCTCCGGGCCGGCGACATACAGGCGAAGTCAGACACCACGCTGCCTGTCAGCGCTCGCAACCCGCGGCGCATCTTTTTCAAGATGGTGCTTTACACCGACAACGCCACTTCATCGGTTGATGAAAAGGAAGTGACCATATTTTTTGGAGATGGTACTTGCCCTCCTGGTGGGTTTAAGGTCCCCCGTACGACGTTACGTCAAGTAGCACCTGGTACCCAAATCAACGTCTACTACTTCGAGCATACCTATAATGCTCCGGGTAGCTATTTGGTAAGCTATATTGGTGAATTGCGCAACGCAGGGGTGCTTAACATGTCAGACTCCAATTCGCAAACATTTTATATTTCTACCCGCGTTACTATTGCCCCTGAACTGAATATCAATCGTTCACCGGTATTAAATGCTCCGGCATACGATAGGGCTGGTGTCAATCAGGTATGGCTGCATAATCCGGCTGCCTCGGATGCCGATGGGGACTCCTTGGTATTTGAACTGCGCCCCAGCCAGCAAGTTGCCGGTGGAGTACCTGGAACGGTTGATATAGATAAATGCCAGCCCCGGCCGACAGTAACTAATAATTATGTTTTCCCTCACCTGACCCCACCACGTGGAGTGCAGGTGCCCTATCTGAATGACCCTGGGGGCGGGCAATCCACCTTCACGCAGGACCGACGAACGGGGCAGATTGTCTGGAATGCCCCCAATCGAGTAGGGCTCTATAATTTTGCCTTTGCCGTCTTAGAGTACCGCCGAACCGGTACGGGGCCCGCCCGCTTGATTGGGGAGGTAATCCGGGATATGCAGATCCTGGTGGAACCCACGAATAATCTGCGGCCTACGATTACCATTCCGCAAGACCTGTGCGTGATTGCCGGTACGCCCATTACGGCCAGCGTGACGGCCACGGACCCGAATAATGATAAGATAACACTAGCGGCCTTCGGGGGCATTTTCCCGCCGGCCACCTTTGTGCAGAATGCCACGGGGCCCCCGCAGGCCAGTGGCACGTTTCGCTGGACGCCCCAGTGTACGGATGTGGCGTCCGATCCCTATACCGTGGTTTTCAAAGCCGACGATATTCCGCCCTCGGGCACCGTCTTAATTGATGAGAAGGCGTGGCGCATTACGGTCGTGGGGCCGCCGCCCCAGAACTTAGGGGTGCGGGGCGAAGGCAATACGGCCATTTTGACTTGGGACCGGTATACGTGCAGTAATGCTAGTCGAATTCTCATTTATCGGAAAGAAGGCCCCTCTAATTTCACGCCGGGCCCGTGCGAGACTGGTATTCCAGCTTCCTCCGGTTTTGTGCAGGTCGGATCGGTGCCCGTCGGCACGGATATTTTTCGGGATGACCGGGGCGGCCTGGGCTTGGAGCGGGGCAAAAACTATTGCTACCGGATTTACGCCGAGTTTCCGCGGCCCAAAGGCGGGGCCAGCATTGCCTCGGCCGAGGTGTGCCTGAATCTGCAAGGCCGCAGCGCCGTGCTGACTAATGTGACCGTCGATCGGACGGATGCCACCAACGGCGCCATTACGGTGCGTTGGACCAAGCCCTTCAGCCAAAGCGGTTTCCTGCCGCCTGTAGGCTACCGCCTGCTCCGTTCAGTTGGTACGGGCACGCCGACGGTGGTCTTCACCACCAATAACCTGGACGAGCTCTCGTTTGTGGATACAGGTATAAACACGTTGGCTAACACCTTCACCTACCGGCTGGAATTCTTTAGCAACGCCGTGGCCGGACCCGGCTCGGCCGTGCTGACGGAAACCTCTACTGCCTCCAGCGTGCGGCTGGAAGGCACGGCCGATGTCTCAAACCCGAATCTGAACCGCATTACGCTGAACTGGACCTACACGGTGCCGTGGAATAATGCGCTGCGGCCCACGACTATCTATCGGCGGGACCCTGCGCCGGGCAGTGCGTTTGTGCCGGTGGGCACCGTGACGGGCACGGCGACGGGGGGCACCTTTGTCGATCAGGGGACGACGGCGCAGCCCTTGCGCAAAGGCCAGGTATACTGCTATTATGTGGAAACCAACGGCACGTACAGCAACCCGGATATTCCCGACCCCCTGTTAAATAAGAGCCAGGAGAAGTGCATTGCCCTCAATACGGTGCCGTGTCCGCCGGTGCTGACGCTGGTGCAAACCAACTGCGACAGCTTGGCGGCGCTGCCGAGCTTCCCGGCACCTAATCAGGTATACAGCAACAAGCTGCGCTGGACGCTAGGCAATACGCCCGCCGATTGCAGCCGCGAAATCGCCTACTACCGGATTCTGTATCGGGAAACGCCCGAAGGACCGCTCGTGGCCATCGACTCGGTGACGCAGCAGAGCTACGTGGACCGATTGGATCGGGATCGGCCCAACCGGCCCGGCAAGGCCACCTTTGCGGGCTGCTATGCCATTCAGGCTGTGGATGCGGTCGGCAACCGCAGTGCACTCAGTAATATCGAGTGCAAAGACAACTGCTTGTTTTTTGTGTTGCCCAACATCTTCACGCCCAACGCCGACCAGCGCAACGACACGTTCCGGCCGAAAGTAGCGAGCCCGATCCGCCGCACGCGTTTCCAAGCCTTTAACCGCTGGGGCGTGAAGGTGTATGAAAGCGACCAGAAGCCGTTGATTGACTGGGAAGGCACCAGCAACGCGACCGAAGGTAAAGCGGGCGTGAAACTGACCGAAGGCGTGTACTACTACATTGCGGAGGTGGAATTCGCCGATTTCAACAGCACCAAGCGGACCTACAAAGGCTGGGTGGAAATCACGCGCTGA
- a CDS encoding cytochrome P450, with the protein MSAISQPVAKKLPEVPRLQSLRNSITLAANPIPVLNGYLDTYGDTIVVYLGGIRRTVLTRDPGLVQHMLQKNHRNYPKSELSHGVARYLGHGLLTSEGSYWLQQRRLIQPGFHRQRISSLVTLMQAEINECLEPLERQLSQPGSYVEVAVHELMTTTAFRIIARSVFSNSLAEAQLHRMAELLTAIQAFYVRTVRQPYLRPWQHARGQFQHHDQLAAELRDIVRGYIRRRKQTSGPPPDDLLQMLLDARYEDNGEPMTEEQVLDEAAIILVAGHETSANALSWMWYLLAQHPQVVAKLRTEMTQVLGDRPATFADLPSLGYSLQVIQETMRLYPPAWILDRVAQEDDTYNGLELPKGTLISGYLYGIHHSAKLWDEPESFRPERFGPDQIRQQAPYAYIPFGGGPRLCIGNQFALTEMQLVLLEMLRRFDIEAVAQPPIDLLPMITLRPRQEIKVRFRRRQA; encoded by the coding sequence ATGTCTGCTATTTCTCAACCGGTCGCTAAAAAGCTGCCCGAGGTGCCGCGCCTACAGTCGTTGCGCAACTCTATTACGCTGGCGGCCAATCCAATTCCGGTGCTCAATGGCTACCTGGATACGTACGGCGACACTATTGTAGTGTATCTGGGGGGCATTCGGCGCACTGTGCTCACCCGCGACCCTGGTTTGGTGCAGCACATGTTGCAGAAAAACCACCGCAACTATCCCAAGTCCGAACTGTCGCACGGGGTGGCGCGCTACCTTGGTCATGGCCTGCTCACCAGCGAAGGCAGCTATTGGCTCCAGCAGCGCCGCCTGATTCAGCCGGGCTTCCATCGGCAGCGCATCAGCAGCTTGGTTACGCTGATGCAAGCCGAGATAAATGAGTGCTTGGAGCCGCTGGAGCGCCAGTTGAGCCAGCCGGGCAGCTATGTAGAAGTGGCCGTGCATGAGCTCATGACCACGACGGCGTTTCGGATTATTGCGCGCTCGGTGTTTAGTAATAGCTTGGCGGAAGCTCAACTGCACAGAATGGCCGAGTTGCTAACTGCTATTCAAGCTTTTTACGTCCGCACCGTTCGGCAGCCGTATCTGCGGCCTTGGCAGCACGCTAGGGGGCAATTTCAGCACCACGACCAGCTGGCGGCCGAGCTGCGGGATATTGTGCGCGGCTACATCCGGCGGCGAAAGCAAACCAGCGGTCCGCCGCCCGATGACCTATTACAAATGCTGCTCGATGCGCGCTACGAAGACAATGGCGAGCCGATGACCGAAGAGCAAGTGCTCGACGAGGCCGCCATAATTTTGGTAGCGGGCCACGAAACGTCGGCCAATGCGTTGTCGTGGATGTGGTATTTGCTGGCTCAGCACCCGCAAGTAGTAGCAAAGCTGCGCACCGAAATGACCCAAGTGCTCGGCGACCGGCCCGCCACCTTCGCCGATTTGCCCAGCTTAGGCTATTCGCTGCAAGTCATTCAGGAAACTATGCGCCTGTACCCGCCCGCCTGGATTCTGGACCGTGTGGCTCAGGAGGATGATACCTACAACGGATTAGAATTACCGAAAGGCACCCTCATATCAGGATATCTGTATGGTATTCACCACTCCGCCAAGCTCTGGGACGAGCCCGAATCCTTCCGCCCCGAGCGCTTTGGCCCCGACCAGATTCGACAACAAGCGCCCTATGCGTACATACCATTTGGCGGTGGTCCGCGGCTGTGCATCGGCAATCAGTTTGCCCTCACCGAAATGCAGCTGGTGCTCCTGGAAATGCTGCGTCGTTTTGATATCGAAGCGGTAGCTCAGCCGCCCATTGATCTATTGCCGATGATTACGCTCCGACCCCGGCAGGAAATAAAGGTGCGCTTTCGGCGGCGCCAGGCATAG
- a CDS encoding succinate dehydrogenase cytochrome b subunit, which translates to MSWITKTFTSSIGRKLIVAITGLFLCSFLVVHLVGNLQLFKDDGGAAFNIYSHFMGTNPVIRTLEWVLVLGFGFHIYESYTLAVRNRAARKVGYVDSRPSENSPWYSRSMALLGTLILVFLIVHMYNFFYRARFGDLDPDINNNDDLYTLVVSSFKQWWYVLLYVAAQAALCYHLIHGFRSAFQTLGLNHRKYTPIIRVIGYVFAIVVCAGFASMPLYFYFFK; encoded by the coding sequence ATGAGTTGGATTACGAAGACGTTTACTAGTAGTATCGGCCGCAAGCTAATTGTGGCTATTACGGGCCTTTTTCTTTGCTCTTTCCTCGTTGTGCACTTGGTGGGTAACCTCCAGCTGTTTAAGGACGACGGTGGGGCAGCCTTTAATATCTACTCCCATTTTATGGGTACGAATCCTGTTATTAGGACCTTAGAGTGGGTACTAGTGCTGGGCTTTGGCTTCCATATTTATGAGTCGTATACCTTGGCTGTACGCAACCGCGCCGCCCGCAAAGTAGGCTACGTGGATAGCCGTCCTTCAGAAAACAGCCCGTGGTACTCGCGCAGCATGGCGCTGCTTGGTACTCTGATCCTAGTTTTCCTGATTGTCCACATGTACAACTTCTTCTATCGGGCCCGCTTCGGTGATCTGGATCCTGATATTAATAACAATGACGACCTATATACTTTGGTGGTCAGCTCTTTCAAACAGTGGTGGTATGTGTTGCTCTATGTGGCCGCGCAAGCAGCTTTATGCTATCACCTTATACACGGCTTCCGCAGCGCCTTTCAGACCTTGGGCCTGAATCATCGCAAGTACACGCCCATTATCCGCGTCATTGGTTATGTTTTCGCCATTGTCGTGTGTGCCGGGTTTGCGTCGATGCCGCTCTACTTCTACTTTTTTAAATAA